From Deferrisoma camini S3R1, the proteins below share one genomic window:
- a CDS encoding ribonuclease D, with product MSPAVPYQYVNDSRRAGPALEALAAADRIAFDLEADSLHSYREKVCLVQASTADRNWILDPLTDDAWFPGFAAVLEDPTVEKVAHGADYDIRLLKKDRGVGVRNVFDTMIAAQFTGRTRFGLAALLEEFFGVRLEKRHQRADWSHRPLSPDLLAYAALDTAYLLPLRQRLARELETLGRTEWVAEECRLLEGAQPAPDNGPSVWKVKGATRLAPRELAVLDRLLTLRDRYAREWNRPAFKVLSTQTLIGWAQEPPRSRAAVLRTAGAGKALLARMADEVVSAVDDALSAPPDTWPRREPHPFVPLTEEQEGRLKRLRRMRSRLARELRLDPGLLINSATLERLARVDPADCEDWLGAHLKAWQQEVLADEIRAALKA from the coding sequence TTGTCCCCTGCCGTACCCTACCAGTACGTGAACGACTCCCGGCGCGCCGGGCCGGCCCTGGAGGCCCTGGCCGCGGCCGACCGGATCGCCTTCGACCTGGAGGCCGACAGCCTCCACAGCTACCGGGAGAAGGTCTGCCTCGTGCAGGCCTCCACCGCCGACCGGAACTGGATCCTGGACCCCCTGACCGACGACGCCTGGTTCCCCGGGTTCGCGGCCGTCCTAGAGGACCCGACCGTGGAGAAGGTGGCCCACGGCGCGGACTACGACATCCGGCTGCTCAAGAAGGACCGAGGGGTCGGCGTGCGCAATGTGTTCGACACCATGATCGCGGCCCAGTTCACCGGCCGCACCCGGTTCGGGCTGGCGGCCCTGCTCGAGGAGTTCTTCGGGGTGCGCCTCGAAAAGCGCCACCAGAGGGCCGACTGGTCCCACCGCCCCCTGTCGCCGGATCTGCTGGCCTACGCAGCCCTGGACACGGCATACCTGTTGCCCCTGCGGCAGCGTCTGGCGCGGGAGCTGGAGACCCTCGGCCGAACCGAATGGGTGGCCGAGGAGTGCCGTCTGTTGGAAGGCGCGCAGCCCGCTCCGGACAACGGGCCGTCCGTGTGGAAGGTCAAGGGTGCGACGCGGCTCGCGCCCCGGGAACTGGCGGTGTTGGACCGGCTCCTGACCCTGAGGGATCGGTACGCCCGGGAGTGGAACCGGCCGGCGTTCAAGGTGCTGTCCACCCAGACCCTGATCGGCTGGGCCCAGGAGCCCCCCCGATCCCGGGCCGCCGTGCTCCGCACCGCCGGGGCCGGCAAGGCCCTGCTCGCCCGGATGGCCGACGAGGTGGTATCGGCCGTGGACGACGCCCTGTCCGCCCCCCCCGACACCTGGCCCCGGAGGGAACCCCACCCCTTCGTGCCGTTGACCGAGGAGCAGGAAGGCCGGCTGAAACGGCTGCGCCGCATGCGCTCCCGCCTGGCCCGGGAGCTCCGACTGGATCCGGGCCTCCTGATCAACTCGGCCACCCTCGAGCGGCTCGCCCGGGTCGACCCGGCCGATTGCGAAGACTGGCTCGGCGCCCATCTGAAGGCGTGGCAGCAGGAGGTCCTCGCCGACGAGATCCGGGCCGCCCTAAAAGCCTAG
- a CDS encoding antibiotic biosynthesis monooxygenase family protein, whose protein sequence is MIRVLIERRVADGMLESYQLALRTMRAQAVQHEGYISGETLRDTTDPEHFLVISTWTDRAAWERWTASEARHRIMAKIAPMLEAPERITVWEPV, encoded by the coding sequence ATGATCCGGGTGCTGATCGAACGCAGGGTGGCCGACGGGATGCTCGAGTCCTACCAGCTGGCGCTGCGGACCATGCGGGCCCAAGCGGTGCAGCACGAGGGATACATCTCGGGGGAGACGCTTCGGGACACCACGGATCCGGAGCACTTCCTGGTGATCTCCACCTGGACCGACCGGGCGGCCTGGGAGCGCTGGACCGCGTCCGAGGCCCGGCATCGGATCATGGCCAAGATCGCTCCCATGCTGGAGGCGCCCGAGCGGATTACGGTGTGGGAGCCGGTGTAA
- a CDS encoding glycine/sarcosine/betaine reductase selenoprotein B family protein, translated as MGGWKDRMLAKVFSRVPGLAARWARGLTADTERIPWTPVTKPLAEATLALVTTGGLHLRTQPPFDMADPDGDPSFREIPLDADPGDLTITHDYYDHTDAERDLNLVFPAERLREAVAAGAVGRLHAVGYSFMGHIDGAHVDTLRRESAPEVARRLAGAGVDYALLVPA; from the coding sequence ATGGGCGGTTGGAAGGACCGGATGCTGGCCAAGGTGTTCAGCCGGGTCCCGGGGCTCGCGGCCCGGTGGGCTCGGGGGCTCACGGCCGACACGGAGCGGATCCCCTGGACCCCCGTCACCAAGCCCCTGGCCGAGGCCACCCTCGCCCTGGTGACCACCGGCGGGCTCCATCTGCGCACCCAGCCCCCGTTCGACATGGCGGATCCGGACGGGGACCCGTCGTTCCGGGAGATCCCGCTGGACGCGGACCCCGGGGACCTGACCATCACCCACGACTACTACGATCACACCGACGCCGAGAGGGACCTGAACCTGGTGTTTCCGGCCGAGCGCCTGCGCGAGGCCGTGGCCGCAGGGGCGGTGGGACGGCTGCACGCCGTGGGGTACTCGTTCATGGGGCACATCGACGGGGCCCACGTCGACACCCTGCGGCGGGAGTCGGCCCCGGAGGTGGCCCGGCGGCTCGCCGGCGCCGGTGTGGACTACGCCCTGCTCGTGCCGGCCTGA
- a CDS encoding DUF2061 domain-containing protein, producing MDSPRRSLAKALSWRLVATVVTTAIVYAATGEAEFAATIGIADTVVKFGAYFLHERLWNRVAYGRVRHEPEYYI from the coding sequence ATGGACAGTCCCCGACGAAGTCTGGCCAAAGCCCTGTCGTGGCGCCTGGTGGCCACGGTGGTCACCACGGCCATCGTGTACGCCGCCACCGGCGAGGCCGAGTTCGCCGCGACCATCGGAATCGCCGACACCGTGGTGAAGTTCGGAGCCTACTTCCTGCACGAACGCCTGTGGAACCGCGTCGCGTACGGCCGGGTTCGCCACGAGCCCGAGTACTACATCTGA
- a CDS encoding phosphoadenylyl-sulfate reductase, which yields MSPRPPALPPGTPAGEILRAGLEGAGGPVALACSFSLEDVVVLHMLTTLAAAPRVFALDTGRLPEETYEIAETVRARYGVEVRWYFPEREAVERLETDKGLFSFRDSVEDRRECCRIRKVEPLGRALAGLAGWITGLRREQSVTRTAVEPIEVDLAHGGIWKINPLAEWTWDEVEAYAKQHGVPVHKLHRAGYPSIGCAPCTRAVRPGEHPRAGRWWWEDPQHKECGLHVAAEPARPGRN from the coding sequence ATGAGCCCACGCCCACCCGCCCTGCCCCCCGGCACCCCGGCCGGGGAGATCCTGCGCGCCGGCCTGGAAGGAGCCGGAGGCCCCGTGGCCCTGGCCTGCTCCTTCAGCCTGGAGGACGTGGTGGTGCTCCACATGCTCACCACCCTCGCGGCCGCCCCCCGGGTGTTCGCCCTGGACACCGGCCGACTGCCCGAGGAGACCTACGAGATCGCCGAGACCGTCCGGGCCCGATACGGGGTGGAGGTCCGCTGGTACTTTCCGGAGCGCGAGGCCGTGGAACGGCTCGAGACCGACAAGGGCCTGTTCAGCTTCCGCGACAGCGTGGAGGACCGGCGCGAGTGCTGCCGCATCCGCAAGGTGGAGCCCCTGGGCCGGGCCCTGGCCGGGCTGGCCGGCTGGATCACCGGCCTACGGCGGGAGCAGAGCGTCACCCGCACGGCCGTGGAGCCGATCGAGGTGGACCTCGCCCACGGCGGCATCTGGAAGATCAACCCCCTGGCGGAGTGGACCTGGGACGAGGTGGAGGCCTACGCGAAGCAGCACGGGGTGCCCGTGCACAAGCTTCACCGGGCCGGGTACCCATCGATCGGATGCGCGCCGTGTACCCGGGCGGTCCGGCCCGGCGAGCATCCCCGGGCCGGCCGATGGTGGTGGGAGGACCCCCAGCACAAGGAGTGCGGCCTGCACGTGGCCGCCGAACCGGCCCGGCCCGGCCGGAACTGA
- the cysD gene encoding sulfate adenylyltransferase subunit CysD produces MRDPLTELENQSIYIFREAYRKFDSLAMLYSVGKDSTVMAHLARKAFFGRIPFPLVHIDTTFKYPEMIEFRDRMVKEWGAELIVGKNEAALAEGMSPERGRLVCCEALKTQALSQTIAAHGFQGLFLGIRRDEEGSRAKERVFSPRDENFEWAYKDQPPELWDQFNTDFDPGTHVRIHPLLGWTEIDIWRYIEREGVEICPLYFARDGKRFRSLGCMPCTGAFPSNASTVAEIIEELQATKTPERAGRAQDQENAYAMQKLRARGYM; encoded by the coding sequence ATGAGAGATCCCCTGACCGAACTGGAGAACCAGAGCATCTACATCTTCCGGGAGGCATACCGGAAGTTCGACAGCCTGGCCATGCTCTACTCCGTGGGCAAGGACTCCACGGTGATGGCCCACCTGGCCCGAAAGGCGTTCTTCGGCCGCATCCCGTTTCCCCTGGTGCACATCGACACCACCTTCAAGTACCCCGAGATGATCGAGTTCCGGGACCGGATGGTGAAGGAGTGGGGGGCCGAGCTGATCGTGGGCAAGAACGAGGCGGCCCTGGCCGAAGGCATGAGCCCCGAGCGGGGCCGGCTGGTGTGCTGCGAGGCTCTCAAGACCCAGGCCCTGTCCCAAACCATCGCGGCCCACGGGTTCCAGGGGCTGTTCCTGGGCATCCGGCGCGACGAGGAGGGCAGCCGGGCCAAGGAGCGGGTGTTCTCGCCCCGGGACGAGAACTTCGAGTGGGCCTACAAGGACCAGCCCCCCGAGCTGTGGGATCAGTTCAACACCGACTTCGACCCGGGCACCCACGTGCGGATCCACCCCCTGCTGGGGTGGACCGAGATCGACATCTGGCGCTACATCGAGCGCGAGGGGGTGGAGATCTGTCCCTTGTACTTCGCCCGGGACGGCAAGCGGTTTCGGTCGCTGGGGTGCATGCCCTGCACCGGGGCGTTCCCCTCGAACGCCTCCACCGTGGCCGAGATCATCGAGGAGCTCCAGGCCACCAAGACCCCCGAGCGGGCCGGCCGTGCCCAGGACCAGGAGAACGCCTACGCCATGCAAAAGCTCCGGGCCCGGGGTTACATGTGA
- a CDS encoding sulfate adenylyltransferase subunit 1, protein MTRTDTLRIVIVGHVDHGKSTLIGRLFYDTGSIPEVRYREIEETCRRQGRPFEFAYLMDALEEEREQNVTIDTAQTFFRWEGRSYVIIDAPGHKEFLKNMITGAASADAAVLLVDGVEGVREQTRRHAYILSLLGIRHVLVAVNKLDKAGYDRRAFLAADNAVRSLLHSLGISPEHVIPISAREGENIARRLGHTPWYDGPTVLEALHTLGGSGSEETLPLRFPVQDVYKWDNRRLYAGRVETGRVRVGDEVRFFPSGRTVRVRTIERWGEPPLEEARAGDCVGFTFDEELFVERGEVMAHPDHGPAVAREVRASLFWLGRTPLEKGKTYLLKTATTELEAECVDIEDRIDASTLEVRERHANVLESPEVGNVLLRLKRPAAVDVFQDNPRLGRFVLQDGRFIAGGGIVRETRVAGGARAAQVIHLDRQFATEPDGYVVDLTRERGEVEFEVTPHFLDTLSAGNRVLFRLRGPEQVTPVALLAYEHDMEFTFRRTDDGVALVLWRHPGPSASVPLEGLGL, encoded by the coding sequence ATGACCCGAACTGACACCCTTCGCATCGTGATCGTGGGCCACGTGGACCACGGCAAGTCCACACTGATCGGCCGGTTGTTCTACGACACCGGATCGATCCCCGAGGTCCGGTACCGAGAGATCGAGGAGACCTGCCGGCGGCAGGGCCGCCCCTTCGAGTTCGCGTACCTCATGGACGCCCTGGAGGAGGAGCGGGAGCAGAACGTCACCATCGACACGGCCCAGACCTTCTTCCGGTGGGAGGGCAGGTCCTACGTCATCATCGACGCCCCGGGCCACAAGGAGTTCTTGAAGAACATGATCACCGGCGCGGCCAGCGCGGACGCGGCGGTGCTGCTGGTGGACGGGGTGGAGGGGGTGCGCGAGCAAACCCGCCGCCACGCCTACATCCTGTCGCTTCTGGGGATCCGCCATGTGCTGGTGGCCGTGAACAAGCTCGACAAGGCCGGCTATGACCGTCGGGCGTTCTTGGCCGCGGACAACGCGGTGCGGTCGCTGCTCCACTCCCTGGGCATCTCCCCGGAGCACGTGATCCCCATCTCGGCCCGGGAGGGCGAGAACATCGCCCGAAGGCTCGGGCACACCCCCTGGTACGACGGGCCCACGGTTCTCGAGGCCCTCCACACCCTGGGCGGATCCGGATCCGAGGAGACCCTGCCCCTGCGGTTCCCGGTGCAGGACGTGTACAAGTGGGACAACCGCCGCCTGTACGCCGGGCGGGTCGAGACGGGGCGGGTGCGGGTGGGCGACGAGGTCCGGTTCTTCCCGTCGGGCCGCACGGTGCGGGTCCGGACCATCGAGCGGTGGGGAGAGCCCCCGCTCGAGGAGGCCCGGGCCGGGGACTGCGTGGGGTTCACGTTCGACGAGGAGCTGTTCGTGGAGCGCGGCGAGGTGATGGCCCACCCGGACCACGGCCCGGCCGTGGCCCGGGAGGTCCGGGCCAGCCTGTTCTGGCTCGGCCGCACCCCCCTGGAGAAGGGCAAGACCTACCTGCTCAAGACGGCCACCACCGAACTGGAGGCCGAGTGCGTGGACATCGAGGACCGGATCGACGCCTCCACCCTGGAGGTGCGCGAGCGCCACGCGAACGTGCTCGAGAGCCCCGAGGTGGGCAACGTGCTGCTGCGGCTCAAGCGCCCCGCCGCCGTGGACGTGTTCCAGGACAACCCGCGCCTGGGCCGGTTCGTGCTCCAGGACGGCCGGTTCATCGCCGGAGGCGGCATCGTGCGGGAGACCCGGGTGGCCGGCGGCGCCCGGGCCGCCCAGGTGATCCACCTGGACCGCCAGTTTGCCACCGAGCCCGACGGGTACGTGGTGGACCTCACCCGGGAGCGGGGCGAGGTGGAATTCGAGGTGACCCCCCACTTCCTCGATACCCTTTCGGCCGGAAACCGGGTACTCTTCCGGCTCCGGGGCCCCGAGCAGGTCACGCCGGTGGCCCTGCTGGCCTACGAGCACGACATGGAGTTCACGTTCCGGCGCACCGACGACGGAGTGGCCCTGGTGTTGTGGCGGCACCCCGGGCCGAGCGCCTCGGTTCCCCTGGAGGGACTCGGACTGTAG
- the lgt gene encoding prolipoprotein diacylglyceryl transferase — translation MPYPSIDPVAFRIGPLAVRWYGIAYLLGFLSAAHILRRLARSGRAVLAEAEVGDLVGWLALGVILGGRLGYVVFYNLPYFAAQPWKIVAVWEGGMSFHGGLAGVGLAAWAYARRRDLSLLGLADALAVATPPGVFFGRLANFVNGELYGRVTDVPWAMVFPAGGPLPRHPSQLYEAMLEGPLLGLALWWFWKRFPQRGAATSAFLVGYGILRFAVEFTRQPDPQLGFVAGPFTMGQLLSLAMIAAGAWIWAARKR, via the coding sequence ATCCCCTACCCTTCCATCGATCCGGTTGCGTTCCGGATCGGGCCCCTGGCGGTCCGGTGGTACGGCATCGCCTACCTGCTGGGGTTCCTGTCGGCCGCCCACATTCTTCGGCGGCTCGCCCGTAGCGGGCGGGCCGTCCTGGCCGAGGCCGAGGTGGGCGATCTGGTGGGGTGGCTCGCGCTCGGCGTGATCCTGGGGGGCCGGTTGGGGTACGTGGTGTTCTACAACCTCCCCTATTTCGCGGCCCAGCCGTGGAAGATCGTCGCGGTGTGGGAGGGGGGCATGAGCTTCCACGGCGGCCTGGCCGGGGTGGGGCTGGCCGCCTGGGCCTACGCCCGCCGGAGGGACCTGTCCCTGCTCGGTCTGGCCGACGCCCTGGCCGTGGCCACCCCGCCCGGGGTGTTCTTCGGCCGGCTGGCCAACTTCGTGAACGGCGAGCTTTACGGCCGGGTGACGGACGTCCCGTGGGCCATGGTGTTTCCCGCCGGCGGTCCCCTGCCCCGTCACCCGAGCCAGCTCTACGAGGCGATGCTGGAGGGCCCCCTCCTGGGGCTCGCGCTGTGGTGGTTCTGGAAACGCTTCCCCCAACGAGGGGCCGCCACGTCGGCGTTCCTCGTCGGATACGGCATCCTGCGGTTCGCGGTGGAGTTCACCCGGCAGCCCGACCCCCAGCTGGGGTTCGTGGCCGGTCCGTTCACCATGGGCCAACTGCTGAGCCTCGCGATGATCGCGGCCGGGGCGTGGATCTGGGCTGCGCGGAAGCGGTGA
- a CDS encoding trans-sulfuration enzyme family protein — MRIDTRLVRAGLGTDPRTGAVSTPIHPSATFAHPGLGQSTGFDYSRTANPTRRVLEQALAEVEGGARAFAFPSGMAALTTLCLLFRPGDHLVASDDLYGGTYRLFERVFREYGLEVTYTDTTAPESVGAALRPNTRALLVENPTNPLLKVADLEALGRLARDRGLVFVVDSTFLTPYLQRPLELGADIVVHSATKFLGGHNDLLAGVLVAREPEWAERIEFLHNTTGAVLDPFSSWLLVRSLKTLAVRVERQCRTAEAVARFLLGHPEVTRVYYPGLPDHPGREILERQARGFGAVVSFRLRSADQVSGFLESLRLATFAESLGGAETLVTVPSRQTHCDMPPEVRERLGVTDDLVRLSVGLENPEDLIADLDRALQGESG; from the coding sequence ATGCGCATCGACACCCGCCTGGTCCGGGCCGGCCTCGGCACGGACCCCCGTACCGGAGCGGTGAGCACACCGATCCATCCCTCGGCCACCTTCGCCCATCCCGGGCTCGGCCAGAGCACCGGGTTCGACTACTCCCGCACCGCCAACCCCACCCGCCGGGTCCTGGAGCAGGCCCTGGCCGAGGTGGAAGGGGGCGCCCGGGCGTTCGCGTTCCCCTCGGGCATGGCGGCCCTGACCACCCTGTGTCTCCTGTTCCGTCCCGGAGACCACCTGGTGGCCTCCGACGATCTGTACGGCGGCACCTATCGGCTGTTCGAACGGGTGTTCCGGGAGTACGGCCTCGAGGTCACCTACACCGACACCACGGCCCCGGAGTCGGTGGGGGCCGCCCTGCGGCCCAACACCCGGGCCCTTCTGGTGGAGAACCCTACGAACCCCCTGCTCAAGGTGGCCGACCTGGAGGCCCTGGGTCGGCTGGCCCGGGACCGGGGCCTGGTGTTCGTGGTGGACAGCACCTTCCTCACCCCCTATCTCCAGCGGCCCCTGGAGCTCGGAGCCGACATCGTGGTCCACAGCGCCACCAAGTTCCTCGGCGGCCACAACGACCTGCTCGCCGGGGTCCTGGTGGCCCGGGAGCCCGAGTGGGCCGAGCGGATCGAGTTCCTCCACAACACCACCGGCGCCGTGCTCGACCCGTTCTCCTCGTGGCTGCTCGTGCGCAGCCTCAAGACCCTGGCCGTGCGGGTGGAGCGCCAGTGCCGCACGGCCGAGGCGGTGGCCCGGTTCCTGCTGGGCCACCCCGAGGTGACCCGGGTATACTACCCCGGCCTGCCCGACCACCCCGGCCGCGAGATCCTCGAGCGCCAGGCCCGGGGGTTCGGGGCCGTGGTGAGCTTTCGGCTCCGGAGCGCCGACCAGGTGTCGGGGTTCCTCGAATCGCTGCGGCTCGCGACCTTTGCCGAGAGCCTGGGCGGTGCCGAGACCCTGGTGACGGTGCCGAGCCGCCAGACCCACTGCGACATGCCGCCCGAGGTGCGCGAGCGCCTGGGCGTGACCGACGATCTGGTGCGTCTGTCGGTAGGCCTGGAGAACCCCGAGGACCTGATCGCGGACCTGGACCGCGCCCTGCAAGGAGAGAGCGGATGA
- a CDS encoding trans-sulfuration enzyme family protein, producing MNRRRPSPATRCVGGRAEVDPATGALGTPIVMASTFHQDDPGRPGPWEYTRSGNPTRHAVETLLAELEGGTAGFAFASGMAATTAVLSLLNQGDHVVAARDLYGGTFRALTAVFSRFGIEATFADATDPDALGRAFRSNTRMVWLETPSNPLLHVTDLRACASFARQRGALTVVDNTFMTPLRQRPLELGVDVVVHSATKFLGGHSDLVAGAVVVSDPDLAQQVGYLQNALGGILSPHDSWLLARGIKTLKARYDAEEATAQELARRLADHPAVERVYYPGLPDHPGAEVHAAQASGPGAVLSFDLGSEEAALGVLRAVEVPAVAVSLGGVESILSYPWTMSHAAMPPAHRRALGIGPGLLRLSVGLEDVEDLWADLERALGG from the coding sequence ATGAACCGCAGACGACCGTCCCCGGCCACCCGCTGCGTGGGGGGCCGCGCCGAGGTGGACCCGGCCACGGGGGCCCTGGGAACCCCCATCGTGATGGCGAGCACGTTCCACCAGGACGACCCCGGCCGGCCCGGCCCCTGGGAGTACACCCGATCGGGCAACCCCACCCGGCACGCCGTCGAGACCCTTCTGGCCGAGCTGGAGGGGGGCACGGCCGGGTTCGCCTTTGCCTCGGGCATGGCCGCCACCACGGCGGTGCTGTCGCTCCTGAACCAGGGCGACCACGTGGTGGCCGCCCGCGACCTGTACGGCGGCACGTTCCGGGCCCTGACGGCCGTGTTCTCCCGGTTCGGGATCGAGGCCACCTTTGCCGACGCCACCGACCCGGACGCCCTGGGCCGGGCGTTCCGGTCGAACACCCGGATGGTGTGGCTCGAGACCCCTTCGAACCCCCTCTTGCACGTCACGGACCTGCGCGCGTGCGCATCGTTCGCCCGGCAGAGGGGCGCGCTGACCGTGGTGGACAACACCTTCATGACCCCGCTGCGGCAGCGCCCCCTGGAGCTCGGGGTGGACGTCGTGGTCCACAGCGCCACCAAGTTCCTGGGCGGCCACAGCGATCTGGTGGCCGGAGCCGTGGTGGTGTCGGACCCGGACCTGGCCCAGCAGGTGGGCTACCTGCAGAACGCCCTGGGAGGCATCCTCTCGCCCCACGACTCGTGGCTCCTGGCCCGGGGCATCAAGACCCTCAAGGCCCGGTACGACGCCGAAGAGGCCACCGCCCAGGAACTGGCCCGTCGCCTGGCCGATCATCCGGCCGTGGAACGGGTATACTACCCGGGCCTGCCCGACCACCCCGGCGCGGAGGTCCATGCGGCCCAGGCCTCGGGCCCGGGCGCCGTGCTGAGCTTCGACCTGGGCTCGGAGGAGGCCGCCCTGGGGGTGCTGCGGGCCGTGGAGGTCCCGGCCGTGGCCGTGAGCCTGGGGGGGGTGGAGTCGATCCTGTCCTACCCCTGGACCATGTCCCATGCGGCCATGCCGCCCGCCCACCGCCGGGCCCTGGGCATCGGCCCCGGCCTGCTGCGGCTGTCGGTCGGCCTGGAGGACGTGGAGGACCTGTGGGCCGACCTGGAGCGGGCGCTCGGGGGGTGA
- the recD gene encoding exodeoxyribonuclease V subunit alpha has translation MGDTSAILEPLETEGLIGPLDVEFARLVARLSGDARAELLLAAALTSRAVTLGHVCLPLAAPARAVGREDLPALPSPGRWAEALARSPAVGSPGQHRPLVLDRGDRLYLHRYWAYEDGLARWIRARAEAPDLPHDPRAARAVLDRLFPRRDARPDFQRLAAATALLRPLTILSGGPGTGKTHTVVRILALLLSQCEDGNLRVALAAPTGKAAARAQEAVRQARDDPSALPLPDEVRDRLPAEAVTLHRLLGVVPGRARPRYGPDRPLPHDVVVVDEVSMVDLALMAKLTAAVRPGTRLVLVGDRDQLASVEAGSVLGDLCDTGREHRLCREMAPALGPLAGFPLDGLVGDEPPPARGLVVLRDNFRFRAESGIGRVTRAVNAGRADEALELLRQGSGGEVSWKDLPARSRLPEALAPAVLEGYAPVFRAVARGEAEEAYDLLGRFRVLCALRVGPFGVEAVNRAVEAVLAREGWVPTSSGWYPGRPVLVTRNDPALRLYNGDVGLVVPDAHASGAVQVLFPTPDGGWRRIPPVRLPPHETVYAMTVHKSQGSEFDRVLLVLGDRPNPVLTRELVYTGLTRARNRAEVWGSAGVFTAAVRARAQRTSGLRDRVWEGRAD, from the coding sequence ATGGGAGACACGTCGGCAATCCTGGAGCCCCTGGAAACCGAGGGCCTCATCGGGCCTTTGGACGTGGAGTTCGCCCGGCTCGTGGCCCGGCTCTCGGGTGACGCCCGGGCCGAGCTCCTGCTGGCCGCGGCCCTGACCAGCCGGGCCGTGACCCTGGGCCACGTGTGTCTGCCCCTGGCCGCGCCGGCCCGGGCCGTGGGTCGGGAGGACCTTCCGGCCCTCCCCTCCCCGGGGCGTTGGGCCGAGGCCCTGGCCCGGAGCCCCGCGGTGGGATCGCCGGGCCAGCACCGCCCCCTGGTGCTCGACCGCGGAGACCGGCTCTACCTCCACCGGTACTGGGCCTACGAGGACGGCCTGGCCCGCTGGATCCGAGCCCGGGCCGAGGCGCCCGACCTGCCCCATGACCCCCGGGCCGCCCGGGCCGTGCTGGACCGGTTGTTCCCCCGCCGGGACGCAAGACCCGACTTTCAGCGCCTGGCCGCGGCCACGGCCCTGCTGCGGCCCCTCACGATCCTCTCGGGCGGGCCGGGAACCGGTAAGACCCACACCGTCGTACGGATCCTGGCCCTGCTCCTCTCCCAGTGCGAGGACGGGAACCTGCGGGTGGCCCTGGCCGCGCCCACCGGCAAGGCGGCGGCCCGGGCGCAGGAGGCCGTGCGCCAGGCCCGGGACGACCCGTCCGCATTGCCCCTGCCCGACGAGGTTCGGGACCGTCTGCCGGCCGAGGCCGTGACCCTGCACCGGCTTCTGGGGGTGGTGCCCGGCCGGGCCCGGCCCCGGTACGGCCCCGACCGGCCGTTGCCCCACGACGTGGTGGTGGTGGACGAGGTGTCCATGGTGGACCTGGCCCTGATGGCCAAGCTCACGGCCGCGGTCCGGCCCGGGACCCGGCTCGTGCTGGTGGGTGACCGGGATCAGCTGGCCTCGGTGGAGGCCGGATCCGTGCTGGGCGACCTATGCGACACCGGCCGGGAGCACCGGCTCTGCCGGGAGATGGCCCCGGCCCTCGGCCCCTTGGCCGGTTTTCCCCTGGACGGCCTGGTCGGGGACGAGCCCCCCCCCGCCCGGGGCCTGGTGGTGCTCCGCGACAACTTCCGGTTCCGGGCCGAAAGCGGCATCGGCCGGGTGACCCGGGCCGTGAACGCCGGCCGGGCCGACGAGGCCCTGGAGCTCCTGCGGCAGGGGTCCGGCGGCGAGGTCTCGTGGAAAGACCTGCCGGCCCGCTCCCGCCTGCCCGAGGCGCTGGCGCCGGCGGTGCTCGAGGGGTACGCGCCCGTGTTCCGGGCCGTGGCCCGGGGCGAGGCGGAGGAGGCGTACGATCTGCTGGGTCGGTTCCGGGTGCTGTGCGCCCTGCGGGTCGGACCGTTCGGGGTGGAGGCCGTGAACCGGGCCGTCGAGGCGGTGCTGGCCCGGGAGGGGTGGGTGCCCACCTCGTCGGGCTGGTACCCGGGGCGGCCGGTGCTGGTGACCCGGAACGATCCGGCCCTGCGCCTGTACAACGGCGACGTGGGCCTCGTGGTGCCGGACGCCCACGCCAGCGGCGCGGTGCAGGTGCTGTTCCCCACCCCCGACGGAGGGTGGCGCCGGATCCCGCCGGTGAGGCTACCGCCCCACGAGACCGTGTACGCCATGACCGTGCACAAGTCCCAAGGATCCGAGTTCGACCGGGTGCTCCTGGTGCTCGGCGACCGGCCCAACCCGGTGCTGACCCGCGAGCTGGTGTACACCGGCCTCACCCGGGCCCGGAACCGGGCCGAGGTGTGGGGCTCGGCCGGGGTGTTCACCGCGGCCGTGCGCGCCAGGGCCCAGCGCACCTCGGGCCTGCGCGACCGGGTGTGGGAAGGGCGAGCGGATTGA